From the genome of Poecile atricapillus isolate bPoeAtr1 chromosome 23, bPoeAtr1.hap1, whole genome shotgun sequence, one region includes:
- the IGFN1 gene encoding immunoglobulin-like and fibronectin type III domain-containing protein 1 isoform X24, translated as MNSHQTVKIFKKSSIPGVVVTQFVNDVPQGCSTPDFEKKPLTLTLQEGKNAIFRAVVKGVPTPEVKWSRTRKGMDDSAKYEMSFNSATNEFILQIRSVVLDDSDLYRCCAINAYGEASCSAGLRIIQVGFKKKAKYVPVHAADELKKTLLDSKKLLRKRAAAPKPKPLDKEAVWQLLLHADKRDYEKICMKYGIVDFRGMLRKLQEMRKDTESEQDKLVHSLKNFEHIRVNKEGNATFSLEMELKNSNSNVYLLKDGERLRYGTGDEYRKHCLRRVGRRYYFTVNDVQPEDAGVYQVRVEDVPVFSTELDAQAIPARFRQPLSDVRCAEAADAQFQCVLCTPCHQPLWLHKSHPLQNSAKHQISVTPDGLSHQLIVRNVGPSDSGLYTLDAGQGSSSAWLLVEYAKGKRRQDEGEQIERETSEWLKETMADNERARKLRRQEQAAAEDSSFSASSGAEKSAWYRTTQGSSQGRGQGHSIDSDDGSQRFLGKEGLRKTQMNGEMGSGQFSGAGLDGDSAANGGSTFGLKGLGGRSGLRAVHGVDSVSGPGAAAGGAGEWNSVGGRGEGVLGAVNIDMDGGGGLGSQHDKEGNSGDASYRAGFGGAGRLGGGSSVPHGLDPDSAGVGASVSDLFSRTGAGGNAAGAGMAGEMRPHHGKDGHPTVGDVYGGINREGQTGTPYGKEGLVPHASGQLGQAGRSGSLHGPGGFPGGDGAVPAAHGNSTTEMEALYGPDGRALGTGAGGAGGAGAGGFGAPYGKDGLPIGAGIGGAGGAGALGSPYGKDGLPAGAGGAGALGAPYGKDGLPAGAGGAGGFGEALYGPDGRPLGAGGGGASGAGIVGGSYGKDGLPVGAGVGGAVGGGFGGAGSPYGMDAFPAGAGAGGPGAGGLGAPYGKDGLPAGAGAGGAGGFGEALYDGRPLGAGVGDMAGAGEGGLGSPRGKGGLPAGAGFGGLGAAGLGAPYGKDGLPIGAGIGGAGGAGGVLGPCGKDGLPVGAGAGVGGSGGPYGKDGLPAGAGAGVGGAGGVLGPYGKDGLPVGAGAGVGGAGGVLGPYGKDGLPFGTGAGVGGSGGAGGPYGKDGLPVGAGVGGGVYGKDGLPVGAGAGVGAAGGPYGKDGLPVGAGAGVGGAGGVLGPYGKDGLPAGAGAGVGGAGGPYGKDGLPAGAGVGGAGGVLGPYGKDGLPAGAGAGVGGAGGVLGPCGKDGLPFGTGAGVGGAGGVLGPYGKDGLPAVAGAAHFPAGGEEVMGSGCGTDGTLSRAPGYAGGTGGEGFSREGSAPWGAGSAYGKDRGSAVAMAGAGGVGSLAGDEWDSVHVKEGGGGAGGSHGEYGLDAHPGRSLRGETGKGTPGDVPGSGNKGSAGDRGSLSGPGGARAEGREFEQLGSLYGTNSALGKAGSKSHDRSVDGSGSSGLGQGPLSYGQMSGPFGGPPSANQRNQEPDLDLKANDSLKNTESTGQKRRSVLDDLKVPRCYLNKQLATVRVLKGEPAELSCTVSRDNVTGTWFKDGLKLTSMDGVVFEKKGLVHKLIINKAEDIHAGKYRFEGGDVKTEASIFVEDPPQVDKVLLKNLTSVPTVAKAGEAVKLQIPFKGRGPIRAAWLKDRMELGDDTRIRVDKTDTCTTLSISSCSRRDCGDYKVRLKNDSGVLEINLKLVVIDKPQAPAGPIKIVESSANNITIQWKPPKDDGGKAVQRYLIERQQVGRNDWESLGETPRSCSTFTTSKVEEDVSYYFRVRAVNAEGVSDALESGEVKAAGKASPGAPDPPEIISASRDTITISWKAPCKTGTSQIMGYMVQKRKKGTVTWLPVTKVPVKDKKLKVSSLKKGVQYEFRVAAVNAAGTGQPSDPSEAAFAQDPTKSPGQVQDLKVSSSDSTSVTLTWNKPEVQDGNDVKGYEVEMRPWNSSSWTKCFTLPAESTCCRLQGLQAGQKLLLRVTALGSRGHGEPLEIQAGAGAAAPGVSPRFLIDDTVKSFLVIKAGNPIQVKIPFEGSPETVVTWLKDGLPLPSRAAVSTKDGSAQLLLRAAEITDSGTYSIELGDGLGKRETFSFQLQITDVPQPPGAIQLEENVPNTVTVTWDPSASEQWEKNLYYTVLKRESQKGLWHVLGDLIYNNKFTFTRVVPGRDYYFRVVAKNDLGASEPSETVQPWRIWKKKAEFRVQAQKYRGVNQNQPPRFLVPLKCHVVVTGSECHMSCAVGGHPPPKIKWYKDSRDLSRDPNYFCTNDFGVCSLVVLGVTKQDEGEYMVEASNEMGRAFSKAFLAIKDSSL; from the exons gtaaaaatgccattttcagAGCTGTGGTCAAAGGTGTCCCAACTCCTGAGGTGAAATGGTCACGTACACGGAAAGGAATGGATGATTCTGCCAAATACGAAATGTCCTTCAATAGTGCCACAAATGAATTCATTCTGCAG ATCAGGAGCGTGGTTCTGGATGACAGTGACCTGTATCGCTGCTGTGCCATCAACGCCTACGGAGAGGCCTCGTGCTCTGCTGGCCTCAGGATCATCCAAG TTGGCTTTAAGAAGAAGGCGAAATATGTTCCTGTTCATGCTGCTGATG AGCTCAAGAAGACGCTCCTGGACTCCAAGAAGCTGCTAAGGAAGAG GGCTGCAGCACCAAAACCAAAGCCCCTGGACAAAGAAGCTGTATGGCAGCTGTTGCTGCACGCAGATAAGAGAGATTATGAGAAAATCTGTATGAAATATGGAATTGTTGATTTCCGTGGGATgctgaggaagctgcaggagaTGAGGAAGGACACAGAGAGTGAACAAGACAAG TTAGTTCACAGTCTCAAAAACTTTGAACACATCAGAGTCAACAAGGAGGGAAATGCTACCTTTAGcctggagatggagctgaaaaacagcaacagcaacGTTTACCTGCTCAAG GATGGTGAGAGGCTCAGGTACGGGACAGGGGATGAGTACAGGAAGCACTGTCTGAGGAGAGTTGGGAGGAGATATTATTTCACTGTCAATGATGTGCAGCCAGAGGATGCCGGGGTGTACCAGGTCAGGGTGGAGGACGTCCCTGTCTTCTCAACTGAACTGGATGCTCAAG CCATCCCGGCGCGGTTCCGGCAGCCGCTGTCCGACGTGCGCTGCGCCGAGGCCGCGGACGCGCAGTTCCAGTGTGTGCTGTGCACGCCCTGCCACCAGCCCCTGTGGCTGCACAAGAGCCACCCCCTGCAGAACAGTGCCAAGCACCAGATCTCTGTGACACCTGATGGCCTGAGCCACCAGCTGATTGTGAGGAACGTGGGGCCCTCGGACAGCGGATTGTACACGCTCGACGCGGGACAGGGCTCCTCCAGCGCCTGGCTCCTCGTGGAGT ATGCCAAAGGAAAGAGGAGACAGGATGAAGGAGAACAGATTGAAAGGGAGACATCTGAGTGGCTGAAAGAAACAATGGCAGACAATGAAAGGGCGAGGAAGCTTCGGCGCCAAGAacaagctgctgctgaagatTCTTCCTTTTCCGCATCCTCTGGTGCAGAGAAAAGTGCCTGGTACAGGACAACTCAAGGCAGCAGCCAAGGCAGGGGCCAAGGACACTCCATTGATTCTGATGATGGAAGCCAAAGATTTTTGGGGAAAGAGGGTCTACGCAAAACCCAGATGAACGGAGAGATGGGGTCTGGACAGTTCTCTGGAGCAGGTCTAGATGGAGACTCAGCAGCCAATGGTGGCAGCACCTTTGGACTGAAAGGCTTAGGAGGCAGAAGTGGGTTAAGGGCTGTCCATGGGGTGGACTCTGTGTCAGgtcctggtgctgcagcaggaggggcagGTGAATGGAATTCTGTgggtggcagaggtgagggTGTGCTGGGTGCTGTTAACATTGACATGGATGGTGGAGGAGGTTTGGGATCCCAGCATGACAAGGAAGGGAATTCAGGTGATGCCAGCTACAGAGCTGGTTTTGGGGGTGCTGGAAGGTTGGGTGGTGGAAGTTCTGTGCCACATGGACTTGATCCTGATTCAGCTGGAGTGGGAGCCAGTGTGAGTGATCTGTTCAGCAGGACTGGAGCTGGGGGGAATGCTGCAGgtgctggaatggcaggagaaaTGAGGCCCCACCACGGCAAGGATGGGCATCCCACTGTGGGTGATGTGTATGGAGGCATAAACAGAGAGGGACAAACAGGGACTCCCTATGGCAAGGAGGGCTTGGTACCTCATGCCAGTGGTCAGTTGGGGCAGGCAGGAAGATCTGGCTCACTGCATGGGCCAGGAGGCTTTCCAGGTGGAGATGGGGCTGTACCTGCTGCACATGGCAATTCCACAACAGAAATGGAGGCTTTGTACGGTCCAGATGGTCGGGCACTGGGAACAGGTGCTGGTGGAGCTGGTGGAGCTGGTGCAGGGGGATTTGGAGCTCCCTATGGGAAGGATGGTCTTCCCATTGGAGCAGGCATTGGTGGGGCTGGTGGTGCAGGAGCACTCGGATCTCCCTATGGAAAGGATGGtctcccagctggggctggtggTGCAGGAGCACTTGGAGCTCCCTATGGAAAGGATGGtctcccagctggggctggtggTGCAGGAGGATTTGGAGAGGCTTTGTATGGTCCAGATGGTCGGCCACTTGGAgcaggtggtggtggtgcttcTGGTGCAGGGATAGTTGGGGGTTCCTATGGGAAGGATGGACTCCCAGTTGGAGCTGGAGTTGGTGGAGCTGTAGGTGGTGGGTTTGGAGGTGCTGGCTCTCCTTATGGAATGGATGctttcccagctggagcaggtgcTGGAGGGCCTGGTGCAGGGGGACTTGGAGCTCCCTATGGGAAGGATGGtctcccagctggagcaggtgctggtggtgctggaggatttggggaggctTTGTATGATGGTCGGCCACTTGGAGCAGGTGTTGGTGATATGGCTGGTGCTGGTGAAGGGGGACTTGGATCTCCACGTGGAAAGGGTGGtctcccagctggggctggtTTTGGTGGTCTTGGTGCAGCGGGACTTGGAGCTCCCTATGGGAAGGATGGTCTTCCCATTGGAGCAGGTATTGGTGGGGCTGGTGGTGCagggggagttttgggtccctGTGGAAAGGATGGTCTCCCAgttggagctggagctggtgtTGGTGGTTCAGGGGGTCCCTATGGAAAGGATGGtctcccagctggagcaggagctggtgtTGGTGGTGCagggggagttttgggtccctATGGAAAGGATGGTCTCCCAGTTGGAGCAGGTGCTGGTGTTGGTGGTGCagggggagttttgggtccctATGGAAAGGATGGTCTCCCATTTGGAACTGGTGCTGGTGTTGGTGGTTcagggggagctgggggtccCTATGGAAAGGATGGTCTCCCAGTTGGAGCTGGTGTTGGGGGGGGTGTCTATGGAAAGGATGGTCTCCCAGttggagcaggagctggtgtTG gggcagctgggggtCCCTATGGAAAGGATGGTCTCCCAGttggagcaggagctggtgtTGGTGGTGCagggggagttttgggtccctATGGAAAGGATGGTcttccagctggagcaggagctggtgtTGGTGGTGCAGGGGGTCCCTATGGAAAGGATGGtctcccagctggagctggtgtTGGTGGTGCAGGAGGAGTTTTGGGTCCCTATGGAAAGGATGGtctcccagctggagcaggagctggtgtTGGTGGTGCAGGAGGAGTTTTGGGTCCCTGTGGAAAGGATGGTCTCCCATTTGGAACTGGTGCTGGTGTTGGTGGTGCagggggagttttgggtccctATGGAAAGGATGGtctcccagctgtggcaggagctgctcattTTCCTGCTGGGGGTGAGGAAGTGATGGGATCTGGTTGTGGCACGGATGGCACActgagcagagctccaggataTGCAGGTGGAACAGGAGGAGAAGGCTTTTCCAGGGAAGGCTCTGCACCGTGGGGTGCAGGGTCTGCCTATGGCAAGGACAGAGGTTCAGCTGTAGCCATGGCTGGTGCAGGTGGGGTTGGGAGCTTGGCAGGGGATGAATGGGATTCAGTCCACGTTAAAGAAGGTGGAGGTGGTGCTGGTGGATCACATGGTGAATATGGGCTGGATGCACATCCTGGTAGATCTTTGAGAGGTGAAACTGGAAAGGGCACTCCTGGTGATGTCCCAGGGTCAGGGAACAAAGGCTCAGCTGGTGACAGAGGGTCCCTGTCAGGTCCAGGAGGAGCCAGGGCAGAAGGCAGAGAATTCGAGCAGTTGGGCTCCCTTTATGGCACAAATTCTGCCCTTGGAAAGGCAGGGAGTAAATCCCATGACAGATCTGTTGATGGGAGTGGTTCAAGTGGGCTTGGTCAAGGTCCACTGAGCTATGGCCAGATGTCAGGTCCTTTTGGTGGACCTCCTTCAGCAAATCAGAGAAACCAGGAACCTGACCTGGATCTTAAAGCAAATGATTCCCTGAAGAACACGGAAAGCACAGGACAAAAGAGACGGAGTGTCCTGGATGATCTCAAAG TCCCACGCTGTTACCTCAACAAGCAGCTGGCAACCGTGCGAGTGCTGAAGGGCGAGCCAGCCGAGCTGTCCTGCACTGTCAGCAGGGACAATGTGACAGGAACCTGGTTCAAGGATGGCCTAAAG TTAACGAGCATGGATGGAGTCGTCTTTGAAAAGAAAGGTCTTGTCCACAAATTGATCATTAACAAAGCTGAAGATATTCATGCTGGTAAATACAGGTTTGAAGGTGGAGATGTAAAAACTGAAGCTTCAATTTTTGTTGAAG ATCCTCCCCAGGTGGACAAAGTACTCCTCAAGAACCTGACCAGTGTCCCCACGGTGGCCAAGGCTGGGGAGGCGGTGAAGCTGCAGATCCCGTTCAAGGGTCGAGGGCCCATCAGGGCAGCGTGGCTGAAGgacaggatggagctgggggaTGACACCAGGATCCGTGTGGACAAGACAGACACCTGCACCACCCTGtccatctccagctgcagcaggagggactGTGGGGATTACAAAGTCAGGCTCAAGAACGACAGTGGTGTTCTGGAGATCAACCTAAAGCTCGTGGTGATAG ACAAGCCACAGGCCCCAGCAGGACCCATAAAAATTGTAGAAAGCTCTGCCAACAACATCACGATCCAGTGGAAGCCCCCAAAGGATGACGGGGGCAAAGCAGTGCAAAGGTACCTCATAGAGAGGCAGCAGGTGGGCAGGAACGACTGGGAGAGCTtgggagaaacccccaggagctgcagcaccttCACCACCAGCAAAGTGGAGGAAGACGTGAGCTACTACTTCAGGGTGAGGGCCGTGAATGCCGAGGGAGTGAGTGATGCGCTGGAGTCGGGGGAAGTCAAGGCTGCTGGTAAAG CTTCCCCTGGTGCCCCAGATCCCCCTGAGATCATCAGTGCCAGCAGGGACACCATCACCATATCCTGGAAAGCTCCTTGTAAAACTGGCACTTCCCAAATTATGGGATACATGGTGCAGAAACGCAAGAAGGGCACTGTGACCTGGCTGCCAGTCACCAAGGTGCCTGTCAAAG ACAAGAAGCTGAAGGTGAGCAGCCTGAAGAAGGGTGTGCAGTACGAGTTCCGCGTGGCTGCTGTCaatgctgctggcacaggacagcccaGTGACCCCTCAGAGGCCGCCTTCGCCCAGGACCCCACCA AATCTCCAGGCCAAGTGCAGGACCTTAAAGTGAGCAGTAGTGACAGCACCAGCGTCACCTTGACGTGGAACAAACCTGAAGTGCAAGATGGGAATGATGTGAAAGGCTACGAGGTGGAGATGAGgccctggaacagctccagctggaCCAAGTGCTTCACCCTCCCTGCAGagagcacctgctgcaggctCCAGGGCCTCCAGGCCgggcagaagctgctgctgcgcGTGACGGCCCTCGGCAGCCGCGGCCACGGGGAGCCCCTGGAgatccaggctggagctggagctgctgctcctgggg TCTCTCCCAGGTTTCTGATAGATGACACAGTGAAAAGCTTCCTGGTTATAAAAGCAGGGAATCCCATCCAGGTGAAGATTCCCTTTGAG GGATCTCCTGAGACGGTGGTGACCTGGTTAAAGGATGGGCTCCCCCTTCCCAGCCGGGCTGCCGTGAGCACCAAGGATGGAagtgcccagctgctgctcagggcagctgAGATCACTGACAGCGGCACCTACAGCATCGAGCTCGGGGATGggctggggaaaagggaaaccTTCAGCTTCCAGCTTCAAATTACAG ATGTCCCTCAGCCCCCTGGAGCCATCCAGCTGGAGGAGAATGTGCCcaacacagtgacagtgacctGGGACCCCTCAGCATCTGAGCAGTGGGAGAAGAACCTTTATTACACTGTCCTGAAACGAGAATCCCAGAAGGGTCTGTGGCATGTGCTGGGGGACCTGATCTACAACAACAAGTTCACCTTCACCAGGGTGGTCCCAGGCAGGGATTATTACTTCAGGGTTGTGGCAAAAAATGACCTGGGAGCCAGTGAGCCATCAGAGACTGTGCAGCCCTGGAggatctggaaaaaaaagg CTGAGTTTCGAGTGCAAGCACAGAAGTACAGGGGAGTTAACCAGAACCAGCCCCCGAGGTTCCTGGTGCCACTCAAGTGCCATGTCGTGGTGACAGGCAGCGAGTGTCACATGAGCTGCGCTGTTGGGGGCcatcccccccccaaaatcaaaTGGTACAAGGACAGCAGAGACCTCTCCAGAGATCCCAACTACTTCTGCACCAACGACTTTGGAGTGTGCTCCCTGGTGGTGCTGGGGGTCACCAAGCAGGATGAGGGGGAGTACATGGTGGAAGCCAGCAATGAAATGGGCCGTGCCTTCAGCAAAGCCTTCCTCGCCATCAAAG ACTCCTCCCTGTAG